From the genome of Fusobacterium varium, one region includes:
- a CDS encoding Bacterial DNA-binding protein codes for MKEGEFIRFYRDRNCLRNIKEAKEKIDLFWTVVLKALAEDGKVSLKDWGVFEKKEVSPRKIMTPRMEKERVTKAGEKIKFRTGTGLKTLVNGDDADE; via the coding sequence ATGAAAGAAGGGGAATTTATAAGGTTCTATAGAGATAGAAATTGTTTGAGGAACATTAAGGAAGCAAAAGAAAAGATAGACCTGTTTTGGACTGTTGTGTTGAAGGCTTTAGCTGAAGATGGAAAAGTATCATTAAAAGACTGGGGAGTATTTGAGAAAAAAGAGGTATCTCCCAGAAAAATAATGACACCACGAATGGAAAAAGAAAGAGTGACAAAAGCAGGGGAAAAGATAAAATTCAGAACAGGAACAGGCTTAAAAACTCTTGTCAATGGAGATGATGCTGATGAATAA
- a CDS encoding Predicted membrane protein — protein MSYFDHRVIKTAFGTFLAIYLAQIMGISYGVTAGIVTIISIQTTKKESVKIAVERFIASLIGLFIAAIFFYFFGYTPFVFGLFILIFMPVCLRFNLFQGFLVTVVLATHILTEKNLSLKILSNEILILVLGALIAIILNLYMPDVTKKIKYTQENVDNLMKKILSYMSDELITGAIFIDEDKIFKELRKELDIGRDLAYKDYNNALFYGSRYEIEVFNMKRAQYKILVRMRRHFYKFFISSEHTFIISEFTRKVGSSIGVDKLYLEALAELEALREKFKNMPLPKSRVEFESRAVLLQFFNDIEEFLEVKKDFMKKYTLDGEKKI, from the coding sequence TTGAGTTATTTTGATCATAGAGTTATAAAAACTGCATTTGGAACGTTTTTAGCTATATATTTAGCTCAAATTATGGGAATAAGTTATGGAGTAACTGCAGGTATAGTTACAATAATAAGTATACAGACAACTAAAAAAGAATCTGTAAAAATAGCTGTAGAAAGATTCATTGCTTCTCTTATAGGACTTTTTATAGCAGCAATATTTTTTTATTTTTTTGGATATACACCATTTGTGTTCGGACTTTTTATTTTGATATTTATGCCAGTGTGCTTAAGGTTTAATCTGTTTCAAGGTTTTTTGGTAACAGTGGTACTTGCAACACATATCCTTACAGAGAAAAATCTATCTTTAAAGATTTTGTCAAATGAAATATTAATATTAGTTCTTGGAGCATTAATAGCTATAATTTTGAATCTATATATGCCTGATGTGACTAAAAAAATAAAATATACTCAAGAAAATGTAGATAATCTTATGAAGAAAATTCTCAGTTATATGAGTGATGAATTAATAACTGGAGCAATATTTATTGATGAAGATAAAATATTTAAAGAGTTGAGAAAAGAATTGGATATAGGAAGGGATTTAGCATATAAAGATTACAACAATGCTTTATTTTATGGTTCAAGGTATGAAATAGAAGTTTTTAATATGAAGAGAGCTCAGTATAAAATTTTAGTGAGAATGAGAAGACATTTCTATAAGTTTTTTATAAGCAGTGAACATACATTTATAATTTCAGAATTTACAAGAAAAGTGGGAAGTTCAATTGGAGTAGATAAGCTTTATCTTGAAGCATTAGCAGAATTAGAAGCTTTGAGAGAAAAATTTAAAAATATGCCTCTTCCAAAGAGCAGAGTTGAATTTGAAAGCAGAGCAGTATTATTGCAATTTTTTAATGATATAGAAGAATTTCTTGAAGTTAAAAAAGATTTTATGAAAAAATATACATTAGATGGGGAGAAAAAAATATAG
- the ligA gene encoding DNA ligase, with protein sequence MKEMKLNFFEENDMKTDKERIEKLRADLLKYNQYYYTNNESLISDVEYDMLMNELKDLEEKYPEYKSEASPTVIVGASNLRENKFQKVTHRKPMLSLSNTYNEEEIGDFIDRIKKLLPEENNIKYALELKLDGLSISIQYEKGKLVKGVTRGDGAIGEDVTENILEIETIPHTLKEPLDIEIRGEIVLPISKFETLNERRMEAGEEVFANPRNAASGTLRQIDASIIKERGLDCYFYFIVDAKNYGIQTHSESIKYLESLGIKTTGVCEVLGTASALKKRIDYWEQEKEKLDYETDGMVIKVDNLDFWDKLGNTTKSPRWAIAYKFPAKQVTTTLLGITWQVGRTGKVTPVAELEEVSLSGSKVKRASLHNFHEIERKDIRIGDKVFIEKAAEIIPQVVKSIKEFRDGSEKMITEPDKCPVCGSPVAREEGQVDIKCTNPVCPGKVKGRIEYFVSRDAMNIGGFGSKMVEKMLELGFIKNVGDIYDLKDHKEDLENIEKMGKRSVENLLDSIEASKKRDYSKVIYALGIPFIGKYSGKILAEASRNIDNLMKMEIEELMEIDGIGDKGAKAVYDFFRDEENIELINILRGHGLQFAMEEKEEEDQSDKIFSGKTFLLQGHLKILKEKK encoded by the coding sequence ATGAAAGAAATGAAATTAAATTTTTTTGAGGAGAATGACATGAAAACGGATAAGGAGAGAATAGAGAAGCTGAGAGCAGATCTCTTAAAGTACAACCAGTATTATTACACTAATAATGAGAGCCTTATTTCTGATGTAGAATACGATATGCTGATGAATGAACTTAAAGATTTAGAGGAAAAATATCCAGAATATAAAAGTGAAGCTTCACCTACTGTTATAGTAGGAGCTTCAAATCTTAGAGAGAATAAGTTTCAGAAAGTAACTCATAGGAAACCAATGTTGAGTCTTTCTAATACATATAATGAAGAGGAGATAGGAGATTTTATAGATAGAATTAAAAAGCTTCTTCCAGAAGAAAATAATATAAAATATGCTCTTGAATTAAAATTAGATGGATTGTCTATAAGCATTCAATATGAAAAGGGAAAACTTGTAAAAGGAGTAACTAGGGGAGATGGAGCAATAGGAGAAGATGTTACAGAAAATATTCTTGAGATTGAAACTATTCCTCATACACTAAAAGAGCCATTGGATATAGAGATAAGGGGAGAAATAGTTCTTCCTATAAGTAAATTTGAAACTTTAAATGAAAGAAGAATGGAAGCAGGAGAGGAAGTATTTGCTAATCCTCGAAATGCTGCAAGTGGAACACTTAGACAAATTGATGCAAGTATAATAAAAGAAAGAGGCTTAGACTGCTATTTTTATTTTATAGTAGATGCTAAAAATTATGGAATACAAACTCATAGCGAAAGTATAAAATATCTGGAGTCTTTAGGAATAAAAACTACAGGAGTATGTGAAGTTTTAGGTACAGCTTCTGCTTTGAAAAAAAGAATAGATTATTGGGAACAGGAAAAAGAAAAACTGGATTATGAAACAGATGGAATGGTAATAAAAGTAGATAATCTTGATTTTTGGGATAAACTTGGAAATACTACTAAAAGTCCAAGATGGGCTATAGCATATAAATTTCCTGCTAAACAGGTGACTACTACTTTGCTAGGAATTACATGGCAGGTGGGAAGAACAGGTAAAGTTACTCCAGTTGCTGAACTTGAAGAGGTGTCATTATCAGGAAGTAAAGTAAAAAGAGCCAGTCTTCATAACTTTCATGAAATAGAAAGAAAAGATATAAGGATAGGAGATAAGGTATTTATAGAAAAAGCTGCTGAGATAATACCACAGGTAGTAAAATCTATAAAAGAATTCAGAGATGGCAGTGAAAAAATGATAACTGAACCTGATAAGTGTCCTGTATGTGGAAGTCCAGTTGCCAGAGAAGAGGGACAGGTAGATATAAAGTGTACTAACCCAGTATGTCCTGGAAAAGTAAAGGGAAGAATTGAGTATTTTGTATCAAGAGATGCTATGAACATAGGTGGATTTGGAAGCAAAATGGTAGAAAAAATGCTGGAACTTGGATTTATAAAAAATGTTGGAGATATATATGATTTGAAAGATCACAAAGAAGATCTTGAAAATATAGAAAAAATGGGAAAAAGAAGTGTAGAAAATCTTTTAGATTCAATTGAGGCAAGCAAAAAAAGAGATTATTCAAAAGTTATCTATGCTCTTGGTATACCTTTTATTGGGAAATATTCTGGGAAAATTTTGGCAGAAGCAAGCAGAAATATAGATAATTTAATGAAAATGGAAATAGAAGAGTTAATGGAAATTGATGGTATTGGTGATAAGGGAGCAAAAGCTGTATATGATTTTTTTAGAGATGAAGAAAATATCGAACTTATAAATATATTAAGAGGACATGGATTACAGTTTGCCATGGAGGAAAAAGAGGAAGAAGATCAATCTGATAAAATATTTTCTGGAAAAACTTTTCTTTTACAGGGACACTTAAAAATTTTAAAAGAGAAGAAATAA
- the secA gene encoding preprotein translocase subunit SecA, translated as MIGDLLKKIFGTKNDREIKRIRKIVDVINQLEPDFEKLTDEQLREKTAYFKERLAKGETLDDILPEAFATVRETSKRVLGLRHYDVQLIGGIVLHEGKITEMKTGEGKTLVATCPVYLNALTGKGVHIITVNDYLAARDRDMMGRVYDFLGLSSGVILNGISTDQRKEAYNSDITYGTNSEFGFDYLRDNMVGSIEERVQRELNYCIVDEVDSILIDEARTPLIISGAATESIKWYKIFYQIVSMLSRSYETEGIKDIKAKKEMNIPLEKWGDYEVDEKAKNIVLTEKGVTKVEKLLKIDNLYSPENVELTHYLNQALKAKELFKRDRDYLVREGQVIIIDEFTGRAMEGRRYSDGLHQAIEAKEGVNIAGENQTLASITLQNYFRMYEKLSGMTGTAETEAAEFVHTYGLEVVVIPTNKPVMRIDHPDLVFKTHKEKIDAIINRIEELHKKGQPVLVGTISIKSSEDLSELLKARKIPHNVLNAKFHAQEAEIVAQAGRFGTVTIATNMAGRGTDIMLGGNPEFLAIEEVGSRDAENYNEVLEKYKVQCEEEREKVMEQGGLFILGTERHESRRIDNQLRGRSGRQGDPGESEFYLSLEDDLMRLFGSDRVKNVMERLGLPEGEPITHSMINKAIANAQNKIESRNFGIRKNLLEFDDVMNKQRTAIYASRNEAMVKDDLKETVLHMLRDTIYSEVTARFVGEFKDDWDITGLAEFLNEKYGYEIKDLTEYKSTSIENYAEKLYNDIVKEYDEKENRIGSDLMRRLEKYILFEVVDSRWREHLKSLDGLREGIYLRAYGQRDPIVEYKLLSGELYEKMLETIKEQTTSFLFKVIIKSPEEEELKVKEEPLDEVSYNTEEEEDGNQPRTSDKIGRNDPCPCGSGKKYKNCCGRM; from the coding sequence ATGATAGGAGATTTGCTAAAAAAGATATTTGGTACTAAAAATGATAGAGAAATAAAGAGGATAAGGAAGATAGTAGATGTTATCAATCAGCTTGAACCTGATTTTGAAAAACTTACTGATGAGCAGCTGAGAGAAAAAACTGCTTACTTCAAAGAAAGATTAGCCAAAGGAGAAACTTTAGATGATATTTTACCAGAAGCATTTGCAACTGTAAGAGAAACATCTAAGAGAGTATTAGGACTTAGACATTATGATGTTCAGCTTATTGGAGGAATAGTACTTCATGAGGGAAAAATCACTGAAATGAAAACAGGAGAAGGAAAAACTCTTGTGGCTACATGTCCTGTATACTTAAATGCTCTTACTGGAAAAGGTGTACATATTATAACAGTAAATGATTATCTGGCTGCTAGAGATAGAGATATGATGGGAAGAGTTTATGATTTTCTTGGACTTTCTTCTGGAGTAATACTAAATGGTATATCAACAGATCAAAGAAAAGAAGCATATAACAGTGATATTACATATGGTACAAATTCTGAGTTTGGATTTGACTATCTGAGAGATAATATGGTAGGAAGTATAGAAGAAAGAGTTCAAAGGGAACTTAACTATTGTATAGTGGACGAGGTTGACTCTATCCTTATTGATGAGGCAAGAACACCATTAATTATATCAGGTGCTGCTACTGAATCTATTAAATGGTATAAAATATTCTATCAGATAGTTTCAATGCTAAGTAGAAGTTATGAAACTGAAGGAATTAAAGATATAAAAGCTAAAAAGGAAATGAATATCCCTCTTGAAAAATGGGGAGATTATGAAGTTGATGAAAAAGCCAAAAATATTGTTCTTACTGAAAAAGGAGTAACAAAAGTTGAGAAACTATTGAAAATAGACAACCTTTATTCACCAGAAAATGTAGAACTTACTCATTATCTTAATCAAGCTTTAAAGGCAAAAGAACTTTTTAAAAGAGATAGAGATTACTTGGTGAGAGAAGGACAGGTAATAATAATAGATGAATTTACTGGAAGAGCTATGGAAGGAAGAAGATATTCAGACGGTCTTCATCAAGCTATTGAAGCAAAAGAGGGAGTAAACATAGCAGGAGAAAATCAAACTCTTGCATCAATTACACTTCAAAACTATTTCAGAATGTATGAAAAATTATCAGGAATGACTGGTACTGCTGAAACAGAAGCAGCAGAGTTTGTACATACATATGGATTAGAAGTTGTGGTTATTCCTACAAATAAACCAGTAATGAGAATTGATCACCCAGATTTAGTTTTTAAAACACATAAAGAAAAAATAGATGCAATAATAAATAGAATAGAAGAATTACATAAAAAAGGACAACCAGTGCTTGTAGGAACTATTTCAATAAAAAGTTCTGAAGATCTTTCTGAGCTTCTTAAAGCAAGAAAGATACCTCATAATGTATTGAATGCTAAATTCCATGCTCAAGAAGCTGAAATAGTAGCACAGGCTGGAAGATTTGGAACTGTGACTATTGCTACTAATATGGCAGGTAGAGGTACTGATATTATGCTTGGAGGAAATCCTGAGTTCCTTGCTATAGAAGAAGTAGGAAGCAGAGATGCTGAAAATTATAATGAAGTATTAGAAAAATATAAAGTACAATGTGAAGAAGAAAGAGAAAAAGTTATGGAGCAAGGAGGATTATTTATCCTTGGAACTGAAAGACATGAATCTAGAAGAATAGATAATCAGTTGAGAGGAAGATCTGGTAGACAGGGAGATCCTGGAGAATCAGAATTCTATCTATCTCTTGAAGATGACTTAATGAGATTATTTGGTTCAGACAGAGTAAAAAATGTTATGGAAAGATTAGGACTCCCTGAGGGAGAACCAATTACTCACTCAATGATTAATAAAGCAATAGCAAATGCTCAAAATAAAATTGAGTCTAGAAACTTTGGAATCAGAAAAAATCTTCTTGAATTTGATGATGTTATGAATAAGCAAAGAACAGCTATTTATGCAAGTAGAAATGAAGCTATGGTAAAAGATGATCTTAAAGAAACAGTTTTACATATGCTTAGAGATACTATTTATTCTGAGGTAACAGCAAGATTTGTAGGAGAATTTAAAGATGACTGGGATATTACTGGACTTGCTGAGTTTTTAAATGAAAAATATGGATATGAAATAAAAGATTTGACTGAGTATAAATCTACAAGTATAGAAAATTACGCAGAAAAATTGTATAATGATATAGTAAAAGAATATGATGAAAAAGAAAATAGAATAGGTTCTGATTTGATGAGAAGACTTGAAAAATATATATTATTTGAGGTAGTTGACTCAAGATGGAGAGAACATTTAAAATCATTAGATGGATTGAGAGAAGGAATTTATTTAAGAGCATATGGACAAAGAGATCCAATAGTAGAATATAAACTTCTTTCAGGAGAGCTTTATGAAAAAATGTTAGAAACAATAAAAGAACAAACAACATCATTCTTATTTAAAGTAATAATTAAAAGTCCAGAAGAGGAAGAATTAAAAGTAAAAGAAGAACCATTAGATGAAGTAAGTTATAATACAGAAGAGGAAGAGGACGGTAATCAACCAAGAACTTCTGATAAAATAGGAAGAAACGATCCTTGTCCTTGTGGAAGTGGAAAAAAATATAAAAACTGCTGTGGAAGAATGTAA
- the ppaC gene encoding Manganese-dependent inorganic pyrophosphatase: protein MEPILIFGHRHPDTDSICSSIALAELKKEMGINAIPYRLGDINKETEYVLKYFGVKVPKLLKTVSAQISDLTRVEKKTLSIDDSLRSALDIMTVENFSSLPVVDDKKQLKGMIHISDIANTYLNLEHSDLFGKYKTTYENLKDVLDGIIVSGTYPSGIITGNLKAVSELENVAHGDIVVTTSMVDGIDRSIKAGAKVIIVACDEDDFISPRVTSDCAIMRVHANLFKTISLVSQSLSLSSIMNNTKFYSFKKDDFLHDIKDIMKEATQTNFPVTEKDGTVYGTIRTKNLINFTRKQVILVDHNERAHSVEGLQDAKILQVIDHHKFGNFITDEPVKINAEIVGCTCTIIYELFKEARITPSKKAAGLMMSAILSDTLMFKSPTCTQKDIDTVKELALICEEIDYEEYGMNMLIAGTSLANRSPYEILTTDMKEFSMNGINMGIAQVNTVDVAGLLNKKADLERAMKEINKNSEFSMFILIITDIIKSGSYAMVVGDFPELLERAFNVQLENNLTWLEGVVSRKKQIVPFLMAASQSLD, encoded by the coding sequence ATGGAGCCTATTTTGATTTTTGGACATAGACATCCAGATACAGATTCTATCTGTTCTTCAATTGCCCTAGCCGAATTAAAAAAAGAGATGGGAATAAATGCTATTCCTTATAGACTTGGTGATATAAATAAAGAAACAGAATATGTATTAAAATATTTTGGTGTAAAAGTTCCTAAACTTTTAAAAACAGTAAGTGCCCAGATATCTGATTTAACCAGAGTAGAAAAAAAGACTTTATCCATAGACGATTCTTTAAGATCAGCTTTAGATATAATGACTGTGGAAAACTTTTCCAGTCTGCCTGTAGTAGATGATAAGAAGCAGCTTAAAGGTATGATTCATATCTCTGATATTGCTAATACTTACCTCAACCTTGAACACTCTGATCTTTTTGGAAAATATAAGACTACATATGAAAACCTCAAAGATGTTCTTGATGGAATAATTGTAAGTGGTACTTATCCAAGTGGAATTATCACAGGAAATCTAAAAGCAGTATCTGAATTGGAAAATGTTGCTCATGGGGATATAGTTGTAACTACCTCTATGGTAGATGGTATTGACAGGTCTATTAAAGCTGGAGCAAAGGTTATAATAGTTGCTTGTGATGAAGATGATTTTATTAGTCCAAGAGTAACTTCTGATTGTGCTATTATGAGAGTTCATGCTAACCTTTTCAAGACAATAAGCCTTGTAAGTCAGTCACTTTCATTATCATCTATAATGAACAACACAAAATTTTATTCTTTTAAAAAAGATGACTTTCTTCATGATATAAAAGATATAATGAAAGAAGCAACACAAACTAACTTCCCTGTTACTGAAAAAGATGGAACTGTATATGGAACTATCAGAACTAAAAACCTAATTAATTTTACAAGAAAACAGGTTATTTTAGTTGACCATAATGAAAGAGCTCATTCAGTGGAAGGATTACAGGACGCAAAAATATTACAGGTTATTGATCACCATAAATTTGGAAATTTTATTACAGATGAACCTGTAAAAATAAATGCTGAAATAGTTGGGTGTACTTGTACTATAATTTATGAGTTATTTAAGGAAGCAAGAATTACTCCATCTAAAAAGGCTGCTGGACTTATGATGAGTGCCATTCTTTCAGATACTCTTATGTTTAAATCTCCTACTTGCACTCAAAAAGATATAGACACAGTTAAAGAGCTTGCCCTTATTTGTGAAGAAATTGACTATGAAGAATATGGAATGAATATGCTTATAGCAGGAACTTCCCTCGCTAACAGATCTCCATATGAAATACTTACTACTGATATGAAAGAATTTTCAATGAATGGAATAAATATGGGAATAGCCCAAGTAAATACTGTTGATGTAGCTGGACTTTTAAATAAAAAAGCAGATTTAGAAAGGGCTATGAAAGAAATAAATAAAAATTCTGAATTCTCAATGTTTATCCTTATTATTACAGATATAATAAAATCTGGCTCATATGCTATGGTAGTAGGAGATTTCCCAGAACTTCTAGAAAGAGCTTTCAATGTTCAATTAGAAAATAATCTTACATGGTTGGAAGGTGTAGTTTCAAGAAAGAAACAAATAGTTCCTTTCCTTATGGCTGCAAGTCAGAGCTTAGATTAA
- the hup_14 gene encoding HB, with protein sequence MNKRELARIYNTISQGKISQKAALEEINIFTQTLQEALMKYDSVTFVNIGIFEILERKPRLVSNPSTREIMKIYPKKVVRFRASKNLIK encoded by the coding sequence ATGAATAAGAGAGAGCTGGCAAGGATATATAACACAATAAGTCAGGGAAAGATATCACAAAAGGCAGCATTAGAAGAAATAAATATATTTACCCAAACCTTGCAGGAAGCCTTGATGAAATATGATTCAGTAACATTTGTCAACATCGGAATATTTGAAATACTGGAAAGAAAGCCGAGATTAGTTAGTAATCCATCAACTAGGGAGATAATGAAAATATATCCTAAGAAAGTAGTAAGATTTAGAGCATCAAAAAATCTAATAAAATAA